The Chlorocebus sabaeus isolate Y175 chromosome 1, mChlSab1.0.hap1, whole genome shotgun sequence genome includes a region encoding these proteins:
- the LOC140712739 gene encoding olfactory receptor 10D1B-like — protein MRNFSVVTEFILLGIPHTEGLETMLLVLFLSFYIFTLMGNLLILLAIVSSARLHTPMYFFLCKLSIFDIFFPSVSSPKMLCYLSGNSRAISYAGCASQLFFYHFLGCTECFLYTVMAYDRFVAICHPLHYTVIMSHRACVILAMGTSFFGCIQATFLTTLTFQLPYCGPNEVDYYFCDIPVMLKLACADTSALEMVGFISVGLMPLSCFLLILTSYSCIICSILQIHSAEGRRHAFSTCSAHLTAILLSFMPVVLIYLQPTPNPWLNATVQILNNLVTPMLNPLIYSLRNKEVKYSLRKVLQPVAFLPGR, from the coding sequence ATGAGGAATTTCTCCGTGGTGACTGAATTCATCCTGCTGGGCATCCCGCACACAGAGGGTCTGGAGACTATGCTGTTGGTCCTGTTTTTGTCCTTCTACATCTTCACTCTTATGGGGAACCTGCTCATCTTGCTGGCTATTGTCTCCTCCGCTCGGCTTCACACGCCCATGTACTTCTTCCTGTGCAAGCTGtctatttttgacatatttttcccTTCTGTGAGTTCCCCTAAGATGCTGTGCTATCTTTCGGGGAACAGCCGAGCCATCTCCTATGCAGGCTGTGCATCCCAGCTCTTCTTCTACCATTTCCTGGGCTGCACTGAGTGTTTCCTGTACACGGTGATGGCCTACGACCGCTTTGTTGCCATTTGTCACCCTCTACACTACACCGTAATCATGAGCCACAGAGCGTGCGTCATCCTAGCCATGGGGACCTCATTCTTTGGCTGCATTCAGGCCACCTTTCTGACCACTCTCACCTTCCAACTGCCTTACTGTGGCCCCAATGAGGTGGACTATTATTTTTGTGATATCCCAGTCATGCTGAAGTTGGCTTGTGCAGACACCTCCGCCCTGGAGATGGTGGGGTTCATCAGTGTGGGCCTGATGCCCCTCAGTTGTTTCCTTCTCATCCTCACCTCTTACAGCTGCATCATTTGCTCCATCCTGCAGATCCACTCTGCCGAGGGCCGACGCCATGCCTTCTCCACCTGCAGCGCCCACCTCACTGCCATCCTCCTCTCCTTTATGCCAGTGGTTCTCATCTACCTGCAGCCCACCCCCAATCCCTGGCTTAATGCAACTGTTCAAATCCTGAATAACTTGGTCACCCCCATGCTGAATCCTTTGATCTATAGTCTGAGAAATAAGGAAGTTAAATATTCTCTGAGAAAGGTTCTGCAGCCAGTAGCTTTCCTTCCTGGGAGGTGA